Proteins encoded together in one Ciona intestinalis chromosome 3, KH, whole genome shotgun sequence window:
- the LOC100180877 gene encoding F-box/LRR-repeat protein 8-like — protein sequence MTYLTWATLPQNILADIFSYMSMNERLKCSVVCKWWNECLQHPKLWSRFMFKFDTNIDDEGKAIKCIESYCQIGRLSEVEIFVNPKQSVSRDRAMMVMEELRSSPSKKLQKFSFHFSGYNPLLFNGTELLSTMKNLFGSQPNAGVGVCHLTTVDLTECNISLDDEFARILAMNHPFLRVVRIQNICFVDNVTPNGLLVLVSGCPELKELCTFYHSIDDRVVAEFCSDFRTTVSNLSLICNASDKYSNAVKSETWKTFNRSNPDAELRLEILLTTPQQAINKILCPDIPVTHLTLNVSGSRFEELVIIKQNCKQTLKCLTLQNDLAGIIPPPPGFEPALLDLISDCEYLVEINCPYPLSQDTVSQIESNVKLVRFQLYLFNVAGNEIICRSSV from the exons ATGACTTACCTTACGTGGGCTACCTTGCCACAGAACATACTTGCAGATATATTTTCATACATGTCAATGAACGAGAGGTTAAAATGTAGTGTCGTGTGCAAATGGTGGAATGAATGTCTACAACATCCAAAGCTGTGGAGCAG ATTCATGTTCAAGTTCGACACGAATATAGATGATGAAGGAAAAGCTATCAAGTGCATTGAGAGCTACTGTCAGATTGGAAGACTGAGTgaagttgaaatatttgtaaatcCCAAGCAATCTGTGAGCAGGGATCGTGCGATGATGGTCATGGAAGAGTTGAGATCTTCTCCGAGCAAGAAACTTCAGAAGTTCAGTTTTCACTTTTCGGGTTACAATCCTCTCTTGTTTAATGGGACTGAACTGTTAAGTACAATGAAAAATCTTTTCGGATCGCAGCCAAATGCTGGCGTGGGTGTATGTCATCTCACTACGGTCGACCTCACAGAGTGTAATATATCTTTGGACGACGAGTTTGCTCGTATTCTGGCCATGAATCATCCATTTCTTCGCGTTGTTAGAATTCAGAACATTTGCTTTGTTGATAACGTTACTCCGAACGGATTGCTGGTATTAGTAAGCGGCTGTCCGGAGTTGAAGGAGCTGTGTACATTCTACCACTCCATCGACGACCGTGTGGTTGCTGAGTTTTGTTCAGATTTCAGGACAACTGTAAGTAATCTTTCATTGATTTGCAATGCTTCCGATAAATACAGCAACGCGGTGAAATCGGAAACATGGAAAACATTTAATCGGTCAAACCCAGATGCAGAACTAAGACTGGAAATTCTTCTGACAACACCCCAGCAAGCTATCAACAAAATCTTATGCCCAGATATTCCCGTAACCCATTTAACTCTAAACGTCAGCGGAAGTCGGTTTGAAGAATTGGTTATTATCAAACAAAActgtaaacaaactttaaaatgccTGACTTTGCAAAATGACCTTGCTGGTATAATACCACCACCACCAGGATTTGAACCCGCCCTACTTGACCTAATCTCAGATTGCGAATACCTCGTCGAGATCAATTGTCCCTACCCATTATCTCAGGATACAGTTTCACAAATTGAATCAAACGTAAAACTTGTTCGGtttcagttatatttatttaatgtcgCGGGCAACGAAATAATTTGTCGCTCTAGTGTTTAA
- the LOC100178514 gene encoding nuclear envelope phosphatase-regulatory subunit 1-like — MNSIEQTEDLKAFERRIMEYISYLQPSTSRWRIVLIIVSVCTATGAWLWLMDPNTSRNPFLSSLWQHPFFTISSVTLILLFFAGIHKRVVAPSIIVGRLQTVLEDYNMSCDESGRLILKPRPDN, encoded by the exons ATGAACTCTATCGAGCAAACCGAAG ATTTAAAAGCCTTTGAAAGAAGAATAATGGAATATATATCGTATTTGCAGCCTTCTACTTCAAGGTGGCGAA ttGTTCTTATCATAGTGTCAGTGTGTACTGCAACAGGAGCATGGTTGTGGCTTATGGATCCAAACACATCAAGG AATCCATTTTTATCTTCACTGTGGCAACATCCATTTTTCACCATCAGTTCTGTgactttaattttacttttttttgctGGCATTCATAAAAGAGTGGTTGCACCTTCAAT AATTGTTGGAAGGTTGCAAACCGTTCTGGAAGATTACAACATGTCATGTGATgag aGTGGAAGACTCATACTTAAACCTCGACCGGACAATTAA
- the LOC100176197 gene encoding DNA ligase 4 isoform X2, with protein sequence MEFNIEKQSTSTQVGKDNEGKSVASKIPFHQLCILFDKIYKAKSNAVRRQELKLFISKWRELQTKFHQPGKIDTLYPAIRLILPQLDKERVSYGLKEVLLARLYVDVMGLSRTGKDAKKLLEFRNPKVNSSNAGDFAETAYKQLLSKRCIDKGSLKISEINLYLDKIAVQSSEKKKEMVRKTFLELIQKTSGVEQKWMIRIILKDMKLRMGQKVILEEIHPDAEEVFNVTSSLKQVCERLNDPDVRLADTEIQLFQPFRPMLALNANITEVEKLLGNQPFKIEIKYDGERSQLHKEGNRYKYFSRSGREYSTVFGETPYTGTLTPFIYGCFHESVSSCILDGEMMGFDPQLNIFMQKGGKFDIKHITEDSELQPCFVVFDILLLNQERLTSKPQSERFKLFNKLIQPLEGRMHLTEAKEASSNQEVMSSLNDAIDRREEGIIVKNPNAKYFPNKRKGSGWFKIKPEYVGGVVDDLDLVIIGATFGTGRHGNMLSMFHLGVGVRDSEDSSDPPRVFKSLCRIGSGYTDKQLLQVRATEIISSSSYAAHCTLRFPRLIAIREDKTYLDALDTSQLDNLRSIADDKKKVKKRIFISSPSMSSLPPLDETRDLQEKMDELKTLQNILDRQVSKLQGYFDILMGIEDGEYTKPKNKTDDLNNNSSSTEDLYKLTDKLKTLLLNGADLKGDAITFRATSNGVLSTISQCLQLVNNRELLWQTRLKTIHEKKFSTDHQRIESESSVESGDEEDDIFFDPEGEVVEQKVTHEHSEALNQRIKEHLALLDHSDPDANGWEQITEDGEMKVYRKELVQDGLICDPLKAVHSVGLVTAKEMCHYFWFPDVRRDWEETVDVFDVLETLDEATTINYQTHKQVWPAAQRDCLYLSSMVKVDNPPSVGDKIPHDTWIVCNFSVDHPEANPVSGCVRALIEVALICQTFITLPKDGGPITRDCLQCDIIYVANVNPGGWAPASVLRSIYKREYPKFLNRFTNYVQQKTKDLKLLF encoded by the exons ATGGAATTTAACATAGAGAAGCAATCCACTTCCACCCAGGTTGGAAAGGATAATGAAGGAAAAAGTGTTGCTTCGAAGATACCTTTTCATCAATTATGCATACTGtttgataaaatatacaaggctaaaa GTAATGCAGTAAGAAGACAAGAACTAAAGTTGTTTATATCAAAATGGAGGGAATTACAAACTAAATTTCACCAGCCTGGAAAAATTGATACATTATATCCAGCTATAAGACTAATTTTGCCCCAGTTAGATAAAGAGCGAGTTTCATATGGACTTAAG GAAGTTTTGTTGGCACGACTTTATGTTGATGTGATGGGTTTGTCAAGAACAGGCAAAGATGCCAAGAAGTTGTTGGAGTTTCGCAATCCAAAAGTGAACTCTTCAAATGCAG GTGACTTTGCTGAAACAGCATACAAACAGTTGCTATCCAAGAGGTGCATTGATAAaggtagtttaaaaatttctgAAATCAACTTGTATTTGGATAAAATCGCTGTTCAAAGttcagaaaagaaaaaagaaatg GTTCGAAAAACTTTTCTGGAATTGATTCAAAAGACATCTGGTGTAGAGCAAAAATGGATGATTCGGATCATATTGAAAGACATGAAACTTCGGATGGGACAGAAAGTTATTCTTGAGGAAATCCATCCTGATGCTGAAGAGGTGTTTAATGTAACTTCCTCACTAAAACAG gtGTGTGAGCGACTCAATGATCCAGATGTTAGACTTGCTGACACTGAAATTCAATTATTTCAACCATTTCGTCCCATGCTTGCCCTTAATGCAAATATTACGGAG GTTGAGAAACTTCTTGGCAATCAACCATTTAAAATCGAAATCAAATACGATGGTGAACGAAGTCAGTTGCATAAAGAGGGAAatagatataaatatttttctcgTAGTGGACGAGAATACTCGACCGTGTTTG GGGAGACGCCATACACTGGAACACTAACTCCATTCATTTACGGTTGTTTCCATGAGTCTGTATCCTCGTGTATATTGGACGGTGAAATGATGGGGTTTGACCCTCaacttaatatatttatgCAGAAAGGAGGAAA ATTTGACATAAAACACATAACAGAAGATTCTGAACTTCAACcttgttttgttgtgtttgatattttgttactGAATCAAGAACGACTGACCAGCAAACCACAAAGTGAAAGGTTCAAGTTGTTCAATAAACTCATCCAACCTTTAGAAGGTCGAATGCATTTAACTGAAGCTAAGGAAGCTTCAAGCAATCAAGAG gtAATGTCAAGTTTGAACGATGCTATTGATAGAAGAGAGGAAGGGATCATTGTTAAGAATCccaatgcaaaatattttccaaacaaaaGGAAAGGCAGTGGTTGGTTTAAGATCAAACCCGAGTATGTTGGTGGTGTGGTGGATGATCTGGACCTTGTTATTATTG GAGCAACTTTTGGAACAGGTCGTCATGGCAACATGTTGTCAATGTTTCATCTTGGAGTTGGTGTTCGTGATTCAGAAGATTCTTCTGACCCTCctcgtgtttttaaaagtcTGTGCAGGATTGGATCAGGATACACAGACAAACAGCTCTTACAG GTTAGAGCAACGGAAATCATATCATCATCTTCTTATGCTGCTCATTGTACACTTCGATTTCCTCGTTTAATTGCAATACGCGAGGACAAAACTTACCTAGATGCTCTTGATACTTCACAACTGGATAATCTGAGAAGCATAGCAGATG acaagaaaaaagttaagaaaCGAATTTTCATTAGTAGTCCTTCCATGTCTTCACTGCCGCCTTTGGACGAGACAAGAGATTTGCAAGAGAAGATGGATGAACTGAAAACGCTGCAAAACATTCTTGATCGGCAAGTATCAAAACTGCAAGGCTATTTTGATATCCTTATGGGCATTGAAGATGGAGAATATACAAagcctaaaaacaaaacagatgatttaaataacaatagtTCTTCCACTGAGGATTTGTATAAATTGACTGACAAGCTTAAAACATTGCTTTTAAATGGAGCAGATTTGAAAGGTGATGCAATCACCTTTAGAGCAACATCAAACGGTGTTCTAAGCACAATTTCTCAATGCCTTCAGTTGGTGAACAATCGTGAATTACTATGGCAAACAAGATTGAAAACAATTCATGAAAAGAAATTTAGCACCGATCATCAGAGAATTGAAAGTGAGTCGAGTGTTGAAAGTGGGGACGAGGAAGATGATATTTTCTTTGATCCTGAGGGTGAAGTAGTGGAGCAAAAAGTTACTCATGAACATTCTGAAGCTCTGAATCAAAGGATTAAGGAGCATTTAGCTCTTTTAGATCACTCGGATCCTGATGCAAATGGATGGGAGCAGATCACGGAGGATGGAGAAATGAAGGTTTACAGGAAGGAGTTGGTGCAAGATGGTTTAATTTGTGATCCATTGAAAGCAGTTCATAGTGTTGGTCTGGTAACTGCCAAGGAGATGTGCCATTACTTTTGGTTTCCTGATGTTCGAAGAGATTGGGAAGAAACTGTGGATGTTTTTGATGTTTTAGAAACCCTTGATGAAGCAACAACCATCAACTATCAAACACATAAGCAAGTATGGCCTGCTGCTCAACGTGATTGTTTGTATCTTTCTTCCATGGTGAAGGTGGATAATCCTCCCAGTGTAGGAGACAAAATACCCCATGACACATGGATTGTTTGTAACTTCTCTGTTGATCATCCTGAAGCAAATCCCGTCTCTGGATGTGTAAGAGCACTTATAGAAGTTGCTTTGATTTGCCAGACTTTTATAACCCTACCTAAAGATGGTGGACCAATCACAAGGGACTGTCTCCAGTGTGATATTATTTATGTTGCAAATGTCAACCCAGGTGGATGGGCACCTGCTTCTGTGTTACGCTCAATTTACAAACGGGAATAtccaaagtttttaaatcgCTTTACAAATTACGTCCAGCAGAAAACCAAAGAtctaaaacttttgttttaa
- the LOC100176197 gene encoding DNA ligase 4 isoform X1 — MEFNIEKQSTSTQVGKDNEGKSVASKIPFHQLCILFDKIYKAKSNAVRRQELKLFISKWRELQTKFHQPGKIDTLYPAIRLILPQLDKERVSYGLKEVLLARLYVDVMGLSRTGKDAKKLLEFRNPKVNSSNAGDFAETAYKQLLSKRCIDKGSLKISEINLYLDKIAVQSSEKKKEMVRKTFLELIQKTSGVEQKWMIRIILKDMKLRMGQKVILEEIHPDAEEVFNVTSSLKQVCERLNDPDVRLADTEIQLFQPFRPMLALNANITEVEKLLGNQPFKIEIKYDGERSQLHKEGNRYKYFSRSGREYSTVFGETPYTGTLTPFIYGCFHESVSSCILDGEMMGFDPQLNIFMQKGGKFDIKHITEDSELQPCFVVFDILLLNQERLTSKPQSERFKLFNKLIQPLEGRMHLTEAKEASSNQEVMSSLNDAIDRREEGIIVKNPNAKYFPNKRKGSGWFKIKPEYVGGVVDDLDLVIIGATFGTGRHGNMLSMFHLGVGVRDSEDSSDPPRVFKSLCRIGSGYTDKQLLQLVDKLKNKLKVFDKKKHPDWLKVTKEKPDVYIHPCDSLVVQVRATEIISSSSYAAHCTLRFPRLIAIREDKTYLDALDTSQLDNLRSIADDKKKVKKRIFISSPSMSSLPPLDETRDLQEKMDELKTLQNILDRQVSKLQGYFDILMGIEDGEYTKPKNKTDDLNNNSSSTEDLYKLTDKLKTLLLNGADLKGDAITFRATSNGVLSTISQCLQLVNNRELLWQTRLKTIHEKKFSTDHQRIESESSVESGDEEDDIFFDPEGEVVEQKVTHEHSEALNQRIKEHLALLDHSDPDANGWEQITEDGEMKVYRKELVQDGLICDPLKAVHSVGLVTAKEMCHYFWFPDVRRDWEETVDVFDVLETLDEATTINYQTHKQVWPAAQRDCLYLSSMVKVDNPPSVGDKIPHDTWIVCNFSVDHPEANPVSGCVRALIEVALICQTFITLPKDGGPITRDCLQCDIIYVANVNPGGWAPASVLRSIYKREYPKFLNRFTNYVQQKTKDLKLLF, encoded by the exons ATGGAATTTAACATAGAGAAGCAATCCACTTCCACCCAGGTTGGAAAGGATAATGAAGGAAAAAGTGTTGCTTCGAAGATACCTTTTCATCAATTATGCATACTGtttgataaaatatacaaggctaaaa GTAATGCAGTAAGAAGACAAGAACTAAAGTTGTTTATATCAAAATGGAGGGAATTACAAACTAAATTTCACCAGCCTGGAAAAATTGATACATTATATCCAGCTATAAGACTAATTTTGCCCCAGTTAGATAAAGAGCGAGTTTCATATGGACTTAAG GAAGTTTTGTTGGCACGACTTTATGTTGATGTGATGGGTTTGTCAAGAACAGGCAAAGATGCCAAGAAGTTGTTGGAGTTTCGCAATCCAAAAGTGAACTCTTCAAATGCAG GTGACTTTGCTGAAACAGCATACAAACAGTTGCTATCCAAGAGGTGCATTGATAAaggtagtttaaaaatttctgAAATCAACTTGTATTTGGATAAAATCGCTGTTCAAAGttcagaaaagaaaaaagaaatg GTTCGAAAAACTTTTCTGGAATTGATTCAAAAGACATCTGGTGTAGAGCAAAAATGGATGATTCGGATCATATTGAAAGACATGAAACTTCGGATGGGACAGAAAGTTATTCTTGAGGAAATCCATCCTGATGCTGAAGAGGTGTTTAATGTAACTTCCTCACTAAAACAG gtGTGTGAGCGACTCAATGATCCAGATGTTAGACTTGCTGACACTGAAATTCAATTATTTCAACCATTTCGTCCCATGCTTGCCCTTAATGCAAATATTACGGAG GTTGAGAAACTTCTTGGCAATCAACCATTTAAAATCGAAATCAAATACGATGGTGAACGAAGTCAGTTGCATAAAGAGGGAAatagatataaatatttttctcgTAGTGGACGAGAATACTCGACCGTGTTTG GGGAGACGCCATACACTGGAACACTAACTCCATTCATTTACGGTTGTTTCCATGAGTCTGTATCCTCGTGTATATTGGACGGTGAAATGATGGGGTTTGACCCTCaacttaatatatttatgCAGAAAGGAGGAAA ATTTGACATAAAACACATAACAGAAGATTCTGAACTTCAACcttgttttgttgtgtttgatattttgttactGAATCAAGAACGACTGACCAGCAAACCACAAAGTGAAAGGTTCAAGTTGTTCAATAAACTCATCCAACCTTTAGAAGGTCGAATGCATTTAACTGAAGCTAAGGAAGCTTCAAGCAATCAAGAG gtAATGTCAAGTTTGAACGATGCTATTGATAGAAGAGAGGAAGGGATCATTGTTAAGAATCccaatgcaaaatattttccaaacaaaaGGAAAGGCAGTGGTTGGTTTAAGATCAAACCCGAGTATGTTGGTGGTGTGGTGGATGATCTGGACCTTGTTATTATTG GAGCAACTTTTGGAACAGGTCGTCATGGCAACATGTTGTCAATGTTTCATCTTGGAGTTGGTGTTCGTGATTCAGAAGATTCTTCTGACCCTCctcgtgtttttaaaagtcTGTGCAGGATTGGATCAGGATACACAGACAAACAGCTCTTACAG CTGGTTGATAAACTGAAAAATAAGTTGaaagtttttgataaaaagAAGCATCCTGACTGGTTGAAAGTAACAAAAGAAAAACCAGATGTTTATATTCATCCTTGCGATTCACTGGTTGTTCAG GTTAGAGCAACGGAAATCATATCATCATCTTCTTATGCTGCTCATTGTACACTTCGATTTCCTCGTTTAATTGCAATACGCGAGGACAAAACTTACCTAGATGCTCTTGATACTTCACAACTGGATAATCTGAGAAGCATAGCAGATG acaagaaaaaagttaagaaaCGAATTTTCATTAGTAGTCCTTCCATGTCTTCACTGCCGCCTTTGGACGAGACAAGAGATTTGCAAGAGAAGATGGATGAACTGAAAACGCTGCAAAACATTCTTGATCGGCAAGTATCAAAACTGCAAGGCTATTTTGATATCCTTATGGGCATTGAAGATGGAGAATATACAAagcctaaaaacaaaacagatgatttaaataacaatagtTCTTCCACTGAGGATTTGTATAAATTGACTGACAAGCTTAAAACATTGCTTTTAAATGGAGCAGATTTGAAAGGTGATGCAATCACCTTTAGAGCAACATCAAACGGTGTTCTAAGCACAATTTCTCAATGCCTTCAGTTGGTGAACAATCGTGAATTACTATGGCAAACAAGATTGAAAACAATTCATGAAAAGAAATTTAGCACCGATCATCAGAGAATTGAAAGTGAGTCGAGTGTTGAAAGTGGGGACGAGGAAGATGATATTTTCTTTGATCCTGAGGGTGAAGTAGTGGAGCAAAAAGTTACTCATGAACATTCTGAAGCTCTGAATCAAAGGATTAAGGAGCATTTAGCTCTTTTAGATCACTCGGATCCTGATGCAAATGGATGGGAGCAGATCACGGAGGATGGAGAAATGAAGGTTTACAGGAAGGAGTTGGTGCAAGATGGTTTAATTTGTGATCCATTGAAAGCAGTTCATAGTGTTGGTCTGGTAACTGCCAAGGAGATGTGCCATTACTTTTGGTTTCCTGATGTTCGAAGAGATTGGGAAGAAACTGTGGATGTTTTTGATGTTTTAGAAACCCTTGATGAAGCAACAACCATCAACTATCAAACACATAAGCAAGTATGGCCTGCTGCTCAACGTGATTGTTTGTATCTTTCTTCCATGGTGAAGGTGGATAATCCTCCCAGTGTAGGAGACAAAATACCCCATGACACATGGATTGTTTGTAACTTCTCTGTTGATCATCCTGAAGCAAATCCCGTCTCTGGATGTGTAAGAGCACTTATAGAAGTTGCTTTGATTTGCCAGACTTTTATAACCCTACCTAAAGATGGTGGACCAATCACAAGGGACTGTCTCCAGTGTGATATTATTTATGTTGCAAATGTCAACCCAGGTGGATGGGCACCTGCTTCTGTGTTACGCTCAATTTACAAACGGGAATAtccaaagtttttaaatcgCTTTACAAATTACGTCCAGCAGAAAACCAAAGAtctaaaacttttgttttaa
- the LOC100176197 gene encoding DNA ligase 4 isoform X3, which translates to MQVRKTFLELIQKTSGVEQKWMIRIILKDMKLRMGQKVILEEIHPDAEEVFNVTSSLKQVCERLNDPDVRLADTEIQLFQPFRPMLALNANITEVEKLLGNQPFKIEIKYDGERSQLHKEGNRYKYFSRSGREYSTVFGETPYTGTLTPFIYGCFHESVSSCILDGEMMGFDPQLNIFMQKGGKFDIKHITEDSELQPCFVVFDILLLNQERLTSKPQSERFKLFNKLIQPLEGRMHLTEAKEASSNQEVMSSLNDAIDRREEGIIVKNPNAKYFPNKRKGSGWFKIKPEYVGGVVDDLDLVIIGATFGTGRHGNMLSMFHLGVGVRDSEDSSDPPRVFKSLCRIGSGYTDKQLLQLVDKLKNKLKVFDKKKHPDWLKVTKEKPDVYIHPCDSLVVQVRATEIISSSSYAAHCTLRFPRLIAIREDKTYLDALDTSQLDNLRSIADDKKKVKKRIFISSPSMSSLPPLDETRDLQEKMDELKTLQNILDRQVSKLQGYFDILMGIEDGEYTKPKNKTDDLNNNSSSTEDLYKLTDKLKTLLLNGADLKGDAITFRATSNGVLSTISQCLQLVNNRELLWQTRLKTIHEKKFSTDHQRIESESSVESGDEEDDIFFDPEGEVVEQKVTHEHSEALNQRIKEHLALLDHSDPDANGWEQITEDGEMKVYRKELVQDGLICDPLKAVHSVGLVTAKEMCHYFWFPDVRRDWEETVDVFDVLETLDEATTINYQTHKQVWPAAQRDCLYLSSMVKVDNPPSVGDKIPHDTWIVCNFSVDHPEANPVSGCVRALIEVALICQTFITLPKDGGPITRDCLQCDIIYVANVNPGGWAPASVLRSIYKREYPKFLNRFTNYVQQKTKDLKLLF; encoded by the exons ATGCAG GTTCGAAAAACTTTTCTGGAATTGATTCAAAAGACATCTGGTGTAGAGCAAAAATGGATGATTCGGATCATATTGAAAGACATGAAACTTCGGATGGGACAGAAAGTTATTCTTGAGGAAATCCATCCTGATGCTGAAGAGGTGTTTAATGTAACTTCCTCACTAAAACAG gtGTGTGAGCGACTCAATGATCCAGATGTTAGACTTGCTGACACTGAAATTCAATTATTTCAACCATTTCGTCCCATGCTTGCCCTTAATGCAAATATTACGGAG GTTGAGAAACTTCTTGGCAATCAACCATTTAAAATCGAAATCAAATACGATGGTGAACGAAGTCAGTTGCATAAAGAGGGAAatagatataaatatttttctcgTAGTGGACGAGAATACTCGACCGTGTTTG GGGAGACGCCATACACTGGAACACTAACTCCATTCATTTACGGTTGTTTCCATGAGTCTGTATCCTCGTGTATATTGGACGGTGAAATGATGGGGTTTGACCCTCaacttaatatatttatgCAGAAAGGAGGAAA ATTTGACATAAAACACATAACAGAAGATTCTGAACTTCAACcttgttttgttgtgtttgatattttgttactGAATCAAGAACGACTGACCAGCAAACCACAAAGTGAAAGGTTCAAGTTGTTCAATAAACTCATCCAACCTTTAGAAGGTCGAATGCATTTAACTGAAGCTAAGGAAGCTTCAAGCAATCAAGAG gtAATGTCAAGTTTGAACGATGCTATTGATAGAAGAGAGGAAGGGATCATTGTTAAGAATCccaatgcaaaatattttccaaacaaaaGGAAAGGCAGTGGTTGGTTTAAGATCAAACCCGAGTATGTTGGTGGTGTGGTGGATGATCTGGACCTTGTTATTATTG GAGCAACTTTTGGAACAGGTCGTCATGGCAACATGTTGTCAATGTTTCATCTTGGAGTTGGTGTTCGTGATTCAGAAGATTCTTCTGACCCTCctcgtgtttttaaaagtcTGTGCAGGATTGGATCAGGATACACAGACAAACAGCTCTTACAG CTGGTTGATAAACTGAAAAATAAGTTGaaagtttttgataaaaagAAGCATCCTGACTGGTTGAAAGTAACAAAAGAAAAACCAGATGTTTATATTCATCCTTGCGATTCACTGGTTGTTCAG GTTAGAGCAACGGAAATCATATCATCATCTTCTTATGCTGCTCATTGTACACTTCGATTTCCTCGTTTAATTGCAATACGCGAGGACAAAACTTACCTAGATGCTCTTGATACTTCACAACTGGATAATCTGAGAAGCATAGCAGATG acaagaaaaaagttaagaaaCGAATTTTCATTAGTAGTCCTTCCATGTCTTCACTGCCGCCTTTGGACGAGACAAGAGATTTGCAAGAGAAGATGGATGAACTGAAAACGCTGCAAAACATTCTTGATCGGCAAGTATCAAAACTGCAAGGCTATTTTGATATCCTTATGGGCATTGAAGATGGAGAATATACAAagcctaaaaacaaaacagatgatttaaataacaatagtTCTTCCACTGAGGATTTGTATAAATTGACTGACAAGCTTAAAACATTGCTTTTAAATGGAGCAGATTTGAAAGGTGATGCAATCACCTTTAGAGCAACATCAAACGGTGTTCTAAGCACAATTTCTCAATGCCTTCAGTTGGTGAACAATCGTGAATTACTATGGCAAACAAGATTGAAAACAATTCATGAAAAGAAATTTAGCACCGATCATCAGAGAATTGAAAGTGAGTCGAGTGTTGAAAGTGGGGACGAGGAAGATGATATTTTCTTTGATCCTGAGGGTGAAGTAGTGGAGCAAAAAGTTACTCATGAACATTCTGAAGCTCTGAATCAAAGGATTAAGGAGCATTTAGCTCTTTTAGATCACTCGGATCCTGATGCAAATGGATGGGAGCAGATCACGGAGGATGGAGAAATGAAGGTTTACAGGAAGGAGTTGGTGCAAGATGGTTTAATTTGTGATCCATTGAAAGCAGTTCATAGTGTTGGTCTGGTAACTGCCAAGGAGATGTGCCATTACTTTTGGTTTCCTGATGTTCGAAGAGATTGGGAAGAAACTGTGGATGTTTTTGATGTTTTAGAAACCCTTGATGAAGCAACAACCATCAACTATCAAACACATAAGCAAGTATGGCCTGCTGCTCAACGTGATTGTTTGTATCTTTCTTCCATGGTGAAGGTGGATAATCCTCCCAGTGTAGGAGACAAAATACCCCATGACACATGGATTGTTTGTAACTTCTCTGTTGATCATCCTGAAGCAAATCCCGTCTCTGGATGTGTAAGAGCACTTATAGAAGTTGCTTTGATTTGCCAGACTTTTATAACCCTACCTAAAGATGGTGGACCAATCACAAGGGACTGTCTCCAGTGTGATATTATTTATGTTGCAAATGTCAACCCAGGTGGATGGGCACCTGCTTCTGTGTTACGCTCAATTTACAAACGGGAATAtccaaagtttttaaatcgCTTTACAAATTACGTCCAGCAGAAAACCAAAGAtctaaaacttttgttttaa